In Pleuronectes platessa chromosome 8, fPlePla1.1, whole genome shotgun sequence, the genomic stretch tttatttacaaagcaGAGTGACACCTCCCATTCCCTTACGAAGAAAGATGAGCTATTTTAAGACCATGGAAAAAGTGATGAGTTATTACACATTTAGTCTTGACTTTTTTCCTACAATAATTGAAGTGACTTGCTTTATCATATTGCAGCACATGttgtaattaaattattaactgAGGCCATCCTTTGCATTTTCCTATCCACACTTTCTGCATGTCACTTTCCTGCACAGTACCGACGAAGTGGGACCTCTGGTCATCAAGCTGACAGTCTGGCGTTACTGgcattaacattttaaattggtTTTGCTGATATATTGGGTGTTTTGTACTTTGTTACAGATGCTATGTATATAAGAAATGCTGTATAATTGTACTAGAAATTCCAGTGCTGAAATGACAAAGATGGAGAATGTCATCATTGCATATTTCTTTCAACAGagggaaaaaatattaaattattatttaaatgtccaAATCATCCATATTGTATCCTAAACACATCTTCACGGTCAAATGTATGAtatctctttcttcttttttgttaaaCGCATTGTTTTTACAAACTATAAGCTGTATTGGACACTTTAACACTTTCTGCTCACCATTTTTGTGGCAACCTTTTCATACTTTAGTCTGCCAGTACTCAACCTTCTGGCACTATTGGGGCCCTGCTAACTATCACACCTTTCCTGGAAACACTTTTGTTTCTCATCAACTCTCTTCTGGGGTTTGACCTTGCACCTGCATGTGCTCACACTATCCCAAAACACCTGCTCACACAATTATTAGGGTTTCTCAAGTACCTCAAGATGTGTGCGCTAAACGTGGGATGGCTGGATTTTTTTGTTACAGTGCTGCCGGTAGCTGCCTCTATTGAAGAGTTACTGACGACGACAGAAGTAAAGGACGAGTTGGTACCTGCAGAAGAAGCTCCTGCACAAGTGGAAGTTATACCTGCAGAAGAAGCAACTGCACCAGTGGAAGTTGAATCTGTGCTTGAAGAGGCCCCTGCACAAGTAGAAGTTGCACCCGCAGAAGAAGCGTCTGCACCAACAGAAGAGGCGCCTGCACCAGTTGTTGAGGAGGCCCCTGTACCAGTTGAGGTCATAGCTCTAGAAGAGACACCTGCACAAGTTGTTGTTGAGGAGGCCCCTGTATCTGTAGAGGCTGCACCTGTTGTTGAAGAGGCCGAAGCACCAGTTGAGGTCACAGCTCTAGAAGAGACACCTGCACAAGTTGTTGAGGAGGCCCCTGCACCCGTGGAGGCTACACCTGTTGTTGAAGAGGCCGAAGCACCAGTTGAGGTCACAGCTCTAGAAGAGACACCTGCACAAGTTGTTGTTGAGGAGGCCCCTGCACCTGTGGAGGTTGAACCAGTTGTCGAAATCTCTGCACCAGTAGATGAACCAGTACAAGAGATCTTGGCACCACTTATGGAGGCTCCTGCACTAGTTGTAGAAGAGGCTGGACCAGTAGAGGCTACACCAGTGGCGCAAGAGGCATCGGCTCCAGTAGAACCTGAAATTTCCTCAGCTCTAGCTGAAGAACCAGTCACTGCTACAGCTGTAGAAGAGGTTGCAGTAGCCATCCCTGCAGAAGTAGCCAGTGCTGTAGTGGAGGAAGCAGCGGCAGCCCCTGTTGAGTCCCTGGCAGAAGAGCCTCAGAGAGAGtacattgttgttgttctggAAGGAACACCAAATGCAGAGAAGAGGCCTAGGGTGCTCGGAGTGGGGCCAATGAGTGGTAGAATCATCCCAGCGCAAGATGATGACGACCTCCCTGCT encodes the following:
- the mgarpa gene encoding fibrous sheath CABYR-binding protein isoform X2, translating into MFSCRAAWQRCGPLARRAAYRLPRDVVQRRPMSSLPGGSGENILYAALCGGAFVASVSYTYMTMTGDKDRYNSNVAEIKARPKTEWEPKPWPPKSADDEEGGEEEEEEEAAEEAAEEDAVAVAAEGEAEVGETEDAPAAESEAETIVEEVAEVVAEAAEVVAEVAEDVAEAAKEVESVAEEIAQVAESIEEAAQAVAEPAIAAEEPERNVLPVAASIEELLTTTEVKDELVPAEEAPAQVEVIPAEEATAPVEVESVLEEAPAQVEVAPAEEASAPTEEAPAPVVEEAPVPVEVIALEETPAQVVVEEAPVSVEAAPVVEEAEAPVEVTALEETPAQVVEEAPAPVEATPVVEEAEAPVEVTALEETPAQVVVEEAPAPVEVEPVVEISAPVDEPVQEILAPLMEAPALVVEEAGPVEATPVAQEASAPVEPEISSALAEEPVTATAVEEVAVAIPAEVASAVVEEAAAAPVESLAEEPQREYIVVVLEGTPNAEKRPRVLGVGPMSGRIIPAQDDDDLPATE
- the mgarpa gene encoding fibrous sheath CABYR-binding protein isoform X1 yields the protein MFSCRAAWQRCGPLARRAAYRLPRDVVQRRPMSSLPGGSGENILYAALCGGAFVASVSYTYMTMTGDKDRYNSNVAEIKARPKTEWEPKPWPPKSADDEEGGEEEEEEEAAEEAAEEDAVAVAAEGEAEVGETEDAPAAESEAETIVEEVAEVVAEAAEVVAEVAEDVAEAAKEVESVAEEIAQVAESIEEAAQAVAEPAIAAEEPERNVLPVAASIEELLTTTEVKDELVPAEEAPAQVEVIPAEEATAPVEVESVLEEAPAQVEVAPAEEASAPTEEAPAPVVEEAPVPVEVIALEETPAQVVVEEAPVSVEAAPVVEEAEAPVEVTALEETPAQVVEEAPAPVEATPVVEEAEAPVEVTALEETPAQVVVEEAPAPVEVEPVVEISAPVDEPVQEILAPLMEAPALVVEEAGPVEATPVAQEASAPVEPEISSALAEEPVTATAVEEVAVAIPAEVASAVVEEAAAAPVESLAEEPQREYIVVVLEGTPNAEKRPRVLGVGPMSGRIIPAQDDDDLPATEGRRRLLRMQMQ
- the mgarpa gene encoding fibrous sheath CABYR-binding protein isoform X3; its protein translation is MSSLPGGSGENILYAALCGGAFVASVSYTYMTMTGDKDRYNSNVAEIKARPKTEWEPKPWPPKSADDEEGGEEEEEEEAAEEAAEEDAVAVAAEGEAEVGETEDAPAAESEAETIVEEVAEVVAEAAEVVAEVAEDVAEAAKEVESVAEEIAQVAESIEEAAQAVAEPAIAAEEPERNVLPVAASIEELLTTTEVKDELVPAEEAPAQVEVIPAEEATAPVEVESVLEEAPAQVEVAPAEEASAPTEEAPAPVVEEAPVPVEVIALEETPAQVVVEEAPVSVEAAPVVEEAEAPVEVTALEETPAQVVEEAPAPVEATPVVEEAEAPVEVTALEETPAQVVVEEAPAPVEVEPVVEISAPVDEPVQEILAPLMEAPALVVEEAGPVEATPVAQEASAPVEPEISSALAEEPVTATAVEEVAVAIPAEVASAVVEEAAAAPVESLAEEPQREYIVVVLEGTPNAEKRPRVLGVGPMSGRIIPAQDDDDLPATEGRRRLLRMQMQ